The following are encoded together in the Tetrapisispora phaffii CBS 4417 chromosome 5, complete genome genome:
- the TPHA0E00550 gene encoding uncharacterized protein (similar to Saccharomyces cerevisiae JSN1 (YJR091C) and PUF2 (YPR042C); ancestral locus Anc_7.462) — translation MSSTSLENTDGDNVAADSNVNRNQDIQTIDFNVLSTPKRKTSMPMNSASSTPLIILPSIEGENEVNVIHGNDPDSLHPQKIGSYRIRAGNKISNTLSNLLPSSLSAKLHHSKKLPNDTTTPDGTGNNNGNKKFTKPITPQSIKKDERSPVTEKIEEHNELNVFSNIHDSTSLLLSATTSNTNNNVHNARRRTDTMNSQITNLSMSAGPASSTIWAPNNAKENMQTNNENLTQQHLSHPYLHNNLYSSSLQTFTSDVTNSLQNNNRDNLMIPQPFPTTNSSVQDNNNNNTWSSNNNITTSQMNNSQNTDFFGNRQRSKSTATNIYPDNVLYEQKNSRNRTFTISGSTGTPAFPVQNMYMNGDNAINNTNNVMNSGMYNEIVDIPLVDDDVDPTSLNWVTTDTTAPYINQVSNLLPSDTISISNIFSMQQQNSQLYNVINLTSTALVTLCSRFGKVNSARTLQNLNIALVKFDSVNSAVLATEMLQNKAISMVGVPCHVAFAKIFPTPVPDPNRMTNMQFNNENGRSLLQEQLFNGNFSLQQQGNITVPVFNQQFIQLQHQMQQIQKQQTQSNSQHHNQQNSSLSNNQQHASHQSTTHITNADKEQCPFHLPPETISSQQDSLKDIINSFDTKVNKLIINHVVNNALKDEGKTDISNFGPLPKSNPSKEFDAPTLRELRKIIDGNQMSDLEIEQLALVMLDELPELSSDYLGNTIVQKLFDHSSDIIKDIMLRKTAKYLTTMGVHKNGTWACQKMIKKATTSRQKMLIAEGVKKYCTPLFNDQFGNYVIQCVLKFGFPWNNFIFESIIANFWTIAQNRYGSRAVRACLEAHNIITEEQTIVLSAIIVLYVQYLITNGNGTLLVTWFLDTCNLPNRHEIFAKRLVPNIVELSCHKLSSLTILKILTFRGDDTTRNIILSTIFGPIPSDKEGEREQRVDKDKDESSGPPEALIKILNDKSNGPTFIYKVLSMPLLEDDIRAHVVKQVRKVLLDSSSSAQNHRRLMEEVGLASLSPQSPNSQNNQQRNSNGNNYANAVQGNDITRHVSHVSVSSVRSNGAQNINQGAALNKPALTKNMQLNQPIMNNSYPTSGYPGLSPTPLLTMNNNNTNNNPNLNGNTNHGYYNYPSLYSMNSNTSSNFPYNDDLTSQIESLMINNNENQNSILLNGGNVQKYGI, via the coding sequence ATGAGCTCAACTTCATTGGAAAACACTGATGGCGATAATGTGGCAGCGGACTCAAATGTAAATAGGAATCAAGATATTCAAACCATAGATTTCAATGTTTTGAGCACTCCGAAGAGAAAAACATCAATGCCTATGAATAGTGCAAGTTCGACCCCGCTGATAATATTGCCATCCATCGAAGGTGAGAATGAGGTTAATGTAATCCATGGGAATGACCCAGATTCATTACATCCTCAAAAAATTGGATCGTATAGAATAAGAGCAGgtaataaaatttcaaacaCTCTAAGCAACCTTTTACCTTCTTCGTTGAGTGCAAAATTACatcattcaaaaaaattgcCTAACGACACAACAACCCCTGACGGTACaggtaataataatggtaataaaaAGTTTACCAAACCAATTACTCCTCAATCAATTAAGAAAGATGAACGAAGCCCAGTGACAGAAAAAATAGAAGAACATAACGAACTCAATgtcttttcaaatatacATGATTCAACTAGTTTATTGTTATCTGCTACTACCTCAAATACAAACAATAATGTTCACAATGCAAGAAGGAGAACAGATACGATGAACTCTCAAATaactaatttatcaatgaGTGCCGGTCCAGCATCGAGTACAATTTGGGCTCCAAATAATGCAAAGGAAAATATGCAAACaaacaatgaaaatttaactCAACAACACTTATCTCATCCATACTTGCATAACAATTTATATTCTAGCTCATTACAAACCTTCACATCTGATGTGACTAATTCACTTCAAAACAACAATAGAGATAACCTTATGATACCTCAACCATTCCCAACAACAAATTCTTCTGTTCaggataataataacaataatacttggtcttcaaataataatattaccACTTCTCAAATGAATAATAGTCAAAATACTGATTTTTTTGGTAACAGACAGCGTTCAAAATCAACTGCCACAAATATTTATCCCGATAATGTATTATATGAACAAAAGAATTCCAGAAATCGTACATTTACCATCTCAGGCAGCACAGGTACGCCTGCGTTCCCAGTTCAGAACATGTATATGAATGGTGACAATGCTATTAATAACACTAACAATGTGATGAATTCAGGAATGTACAACGAAATTGTTGATATTCCACTTGTTGATGATGATGTCGACCCAACTTCACTTAACTGGGTTACAACGGATACCACTGCCCCATATATTAACCAAGTCTCAAACTTGTTGCCATCTGATACCATTTCGATCTCAAACATATTCTCCATGCAACAGCAAAATTCACAATTatataatgttattaaCTTGACTAGTACAGCTTTAGTCACACTGTGTTCAAGATTTGGTAAAGTGAATTCCGCTAGAACTTtgcaaaatttaaatattgcCTTAGTTAAATTCGATTCAGTTAACAGCGCTGTACTCGCAACCGAAATGTTACAAAATAAAGCTATTTCAATGGTAGGAGTACCATGTCATGTCGCGTTTGCCAAAATTTTCCCAACTCCAGTACCTGATCCAAACAGGATGACTAACATGCAGTTTAACAATGAAAATGGTAGATCTCTGTTACAAGAACAATTATTCAACGGTAATTTCTCATTGCAGCAGCAAGGTAACATTACTGTCCCAGTTTTTAATCAGCAGTTTATTCAACTGCAACATCAAATGCAACAAATCCAAAAACAGCAAACTCAATCAAATTCGCAGCATCACAATCAACAAAATTCCAGCTTATCAAATAATCAACAACATGCTTCTCATCAGTCAACTACTCACATTACCAATGCAGACAAAGAACAATGTCCATTCCATTTGCCCCCAGAAACAATCAGTAGTCAACAGGACTCATTGAAAGATATTATAAACTCTTTTGATACCAAAGTGAATAAGTTGATAATTAATCACGTTGTTAACAACGCATTAAAAGATGAAGGAAAAACAgatatttccaattttgGCCCATTGCCAAAGAGCAATCCTAGTAAAGAATTCGATGCACCAACCTTACGTGAACTGCGTAAGATTATTGACGGAAACCAAATGAGTGATCTAGAAATAGAACAATTAGCTTTGGTAATGTTAGATGAATTACCAGAGCTAAGTTCTGATTATTTGGGTAATACTATTGTTCAAAAGTTGTTTGATCATTCTTCTGATATTATCAAGGATATTATGTTAAGAAAAACTGCTAAATACCTAACTACTATGGGTGTTCACAAGAATGGTACTTGGGCTTGTCAAAAAATGATCAAGAAAGCTACCACTAGCAGACAAAAAATGCTGATTGCTGAAGgtgttaaaaaatattgtactccattatttaatgatcAATTTGGTAATTATGTTATTCAATGTGTTCTAAAATTTGGATTTCCTTggaataattttatttttgaaagcATCATTGCTAACTTTTGGACAATAGCACAAAATAGATACGGTTCAAGAGCTGTAAGGGCATGTTTAGAAGCAcacaatattattactgaGGAACAGACCATTGTTTTAAGTGCCATAATTGTTCTATATGTCCAATACTTGATAACAAATGGTAATGGTACATTATTAGTAACCTGGTTTTTGGATACATGCAATTTACCAAATAGACATGAAATATTTGCTAAGAGACTAGTTCCTAATATTGTAGAATTAAGTTGTCACAAATTATCCTCTTTAACTATATTGAAGATTTTAACTTTCAGAGGAGATGATACTacaagaaatattattttaagCACTATTTTTGGCCCTATACCTTCTGATAAAGAAGGCGAAAGAGAACAAAGAGTTGATAAGGACAAAGATGAATCTTCTGGACCCCCTGAAGCACTAATTAAAATCTTGAACGATAAAAGTAATGGGCCaacatttatttataaagtTTTATCAATGCCGTTATTAGAAGATGATATTCGTGCTCATGTTGTTAAGCAGGTACGTAAAGTATTACTAGATAGCTCTAGCTCGGCTCAAAATCATAGAAGATTAATGGAAGAAGTGGGACTTGCCTCTTTAAGTCCTCAATCTCCTAATTCACAGAATAATCAACAGAGAAATTCTAATGGTAATAATTATGCAAATGCTGTTCAAGGCAATGATATAACAAGACACGTAAGCCATGTATCGGTATCAAGCGTAAGAAGTAATGGGGCGCAGAATATAAATCAAGGGGCAGCTTTGAATAAACCGGCTCTGACCAAGAACATGCAATTGAACCAACCGATTATGAATAATAGCTATCCAACCTCAGGATATCCTGGTTTGAGCCCTACACCTTTATTAACAAtgaataacaataatacaaaCAATAATCCAAATTTAAATGGTAACACTAATCATGGCTATTACAACTATCCATCATTATATTCCA